The DNA window GGTTTCACGCCGCGAGGTGCCGCGAAGCCGCCAGGCCTGCCAGCGCATCGGCAAGCTTGTCGCGATCGAGCGGCTTGATCAGGAAGCCGTCCATGCCCGCCTCGAAGCAGGCGTAGCGATCTTCCACCAGCGTATTCGCCGTGAGTGCGAGGATGGGTGTCGGCCGTTCCGGCTGGCCGGCTTCGCAGGCGCGGATTCGTTTGGTTGTTTCGATGCCGTCGAGCTGCGGCATCTGGATGTCCATCAGCACCAAGTCATAGGGAGTCCCGGCGGACTTCGCCGACAGCCATGATTCGAGTGCCGCCTCGCCATTGGTGGTGATGACCGCATGGTGGCCGAGCCTCGCCAGCAGCGAACGTATCAGCAACGCATTGATCTCATTGTCTTCCGCCACCAGAATCGAGAGCCCTCGTGCGGGGGCAATGGCTGATGTCTCGGCGTGGTCGGCATCGATCAGGGGGTCGCCGGCGAGGTTCGGCGCGGGAACTTCCGGCGCGGTCGCCAGCCTGATCGCGAGCGAAGCCGCGCGCAACGGTTTGACCAGATAGCCGGTGAAAGCAGGCGTGAGTTTAAGCTCATGCCGCGCGGCCGGCGTGAACATGACGATCCGTTGCGTGGCATGGGCGCGAGCGGCGTCGCCGAATGCTTCAACCTCATTTGCTCCGAAGGCGTGATCGAACAGGACGGCGTGCCACGATCGCTCCGGCAACAACGCCTGTGCGACGGCGATATCCGACACCATGCAGGTCTGGCTTCCCCAACGCTGCAGCCGCCGGGCGACCAGCGAGGCCTCGATGGTTTGCGGCGCCACCAGCATGACCGATTGACCGGTCAGGTCGGGCGCAATGAATGGCTTTCGTTCGCTGTCGTTACCGCCTGATGCGACGAGAGGCACCGACACCTCGAATGTCGAACCGACGCCGGGCTGGCTCTCCAGCGTGATGCGGCCACCCATTCGCTTGACGATACGTTCGCTGATGCTCAGCCCCAGACCGGTGCCGCCATAGTTCCTGGCGATACGATCGTTGGCCTGCTCGAACTCACGGAAAATTCGCTCGCGCGCCTCAGGCGCGATGCCGATGCCGGTGTCGCGCACCAGGAAGCTGATCTCGTTGGGCCAGATGCCGGGCTCGACAATCAGCGCCACGCCACCGGTCGAGGTGAACTTGATGGCGTTGCCCGCAAGGTTGAGCAGGACCTGCCGCAAGCGCGCGGCGTCGCCGATCACTTCCGTCGGCAGCCGCTCGTCCACATAGGCGGCGATCTCGAGCTGCCTGGCCTGCGCCCGCGGCGCCAGCAGTTCGGTAATATCCTCGATCAACGCGGCGAGTTCGAACGGGCGATGCTCGAGATCGATCTTGCCGGCTTCGATCTTGGAATAATCCAGCAATTCCTCGATCAGCGAAAGCAAGGCGTCGCCCGAAGTCTTCACCGCCTTGGCGTAGGTCATTTGCTCCGGGGTCAGCGGCGTATCCAGAAGCAAACCGCTCATGCCGATGATGCCGTTGAGCGGGGTGCGAATCTCGTGGCTGGCCATCGCGAGGAACCGCGACTTGGCGCGGTTGGCGGCATCGGCGTGATCGCGGGCTTCGCTGAGTGCGCGCTCGGTTTCGGTGCGGTCGGTCACATCGCGGCCGACGCTTTGCATCTCCGCCGGCTGGCCCGCATCCGTTCGAACCAGCCCTTCGCGCCATGCGATCCATCGCGGCCCCAGCGGACCGGCAATTTTCTGGTCGTGAATTCGCGTGCCGTTGGTGTCGAGCGCGATGTCGCCTTGCTCGAGAATGGCGGGTGAGAAGCGGCTGCCAACCAGCGCGCTGCGCGGTTGACCGGCCAGTTCGCAATAGGCTTCGTTGGCGAAGGTGATGCGGCCCTCGGCGTCGCGCAGAATAATCAGGTCGCCCTGTGATTCGAACAGGCTGCGGGCGCGCTCTTCGGCTTCCTTCAATTCCCAATTGCGATCGGCCAGCGCTTCATTATGCAGCAGGACCTTGCGAAGCTTTCGGTGTACCCAGCGCAGCCGCATGCTCAAGGTCGCGAGCGCGACGCAGGCGATCGCGAACAGGAAGCTCGCGCCGATGGCAAAGGCGTTGGGATCATAGCCGGAATGTTCGGATCGGCTTCCGGCGATAAAGCCATAGGCGCCGCCGAAAGCGGCGGAAAAGATCACGAACGAGCGGACCGCGAGAACGAGCCATGGATGACGTCGTGTGAAGCGGCGTATGCGCGTCTTGATTCGGAAACTGTGCTTCATTGCCAATTGCCCTGAGCTTGTTTTTTTCGTTCCGCAATCGTTTCGCACTGTCGGCGTTCGAAACGCCTTGGCGCCGCCGCCTGCCGCGGCCGACGATGCGGCGGCGACCTTGCAAAGTGCTTGAGGTGGAGTGCCCTCACATGGTGCGATGAGAACAGGGTTAATAAAGTGTTAGCAGCTTGGTCTTCGAGCGAATGGACGCCGGTTCGCGTTGAGAAAACGCGTCAAGGCAAAAGACTTAGAGCAGCGCCGCAGCCAAACGAGGGTGTTCGCCACGGGCTCCGACGATCAACGCGGCCGCTTCGCGTGCCGTGAAGGTTTTCGATTTCACGAAGATCCGATAATCGGCGGGTCCGTCATGCGAGAGATAGATGATGGGCGCTGAACCGGAGATTTTGGAGGAGATAGCGATAAACTGTGTCGCCGACGTTACCGCGCAGGCGTCGGCCTCTGAACCATCGACGTCATCGACAACGGCGAAATCGGCAGCCTCGGCGCTGTCGGCGACCTGGACGCGCACGGTGGCTGCGGCCGGATCGTCGGTGAAACTGACATGGAGATCGGCGTGCCAGGGGGCGGACGCGATCTCGAGCGATTCGTCGCCGACGGGGATGCAGGGACGCGGACCGGGGACCAATTCAATGCGTGCCAGGATGGCCGCGACCATCAATGGAACGACCGATACCAGAACCTTGAAACGCAACATGATACGCTACTCGCTCAACCCTTGCCCGCGATACGCCGGGCTTATGGTTGGCAGAGCGTAAATAAAACTCGTTACCGCCGGGTTGACGCGCGAGGCTGTCGTGTGTGGAACCGGCGATAACGTCACGCGGCGCGTTTGATGTCTTCGGCCAGCGCGCGGTACGACAAGGCTTCGGCCAAATGCAGCCGGCCGATCTTGTCGGCGCCATCGAGATCGGCGAGCGTGCGGGCGACGCGGAGCACACGATGGTAGCCGCGGGCCGACAGGCGCATGGTTTCGGCGGCGTCGCGGAGCAGCTTGGTTCCCTGCGCGTCCAGCTTCGCGATCTCTTCCAGCAGCGATGCCGGCGCCTCCGCATTGGTGCGGATATGCGCCAACCCTGCCGCGGCGTAGCGCGCGCGTTGAATGTCGCGTGCCGCGGCGACACGCGCGGCCACTTCCGCCGATCCTTCCGCTGCTGGCGGCAGGATCAGGTCAGCGGCGGTCACAGCCGGCACCTCGATCCGCAAATCGATGCGATCCATCAGCGGGCCCGAGATGCGGGTCTGGTAATCGGAGGTGCAGCGATCAATTCGTCCGCGTTTGCAGGAATAGCCGGGTTCGAAGGCGTGGCCGCAGCGGCAGGGGTTCATCGCCGCGACCAGCATGAAGCGCGCCGGATAGGTGACGCGATGATTGGCGCGCGACACCGCGACCTCGCCGTTCTCCAGCGGCTGGCGCAGCGAATCCAGCACGCGCGGATCGAACTCCGGCAGCTCGTCGAGAAACAGTACGCCCTGATGCGCCAGCGAAATCTCGCCGGGCTTGGCGCGGATGCCGCCGCCGGTCAGCGCCGCCATACTGGCGGAATGGTGTGGAGCTCGGAACGGCCGCCGGGCCGTCAACGCGCCGCCCTGGATTTCGCCGGCGACCGAGGCGATCATCGAAACTTCCAATAATTCGGACGGCGACAGCGGCGGCAGGATCGAGGGCAGACGTGCCGCGAGCATCGACTTGCCGGCGCCGGGCGAGCCGATCATCAACAGATGATGTCCGCCGGCCGCGGCGATCTCCAGCGCGCGCTTGGCGCTTTCCTGGCCCTTGATGTCGCGCAGGTCGAGCAGCTCCGCCTCGCGCTCATGCACCTTCGGCTGCGGGCGCGACAATACCTGTGTGCCTTTGAAGTGGTTGGCGATCTGGATCAGCGAATTCGCGGCAATGATCTGGATATCCGGGCTGGCCCACGCTGCTTCCGCGCCGCAGCCCGCCGGGCAGATCAGGCCTTCGTCGCGCGAGTTGGCGCCGATCGCCGCCGGCAGCGCGCCCGCAACCGGCGCGATCGATCCATCAAGACCGAGTTCGCCGAGCACCGTAAAACCATTGAGCGCATCCGGCGGGATTGCGCCGATCGCCGCCATCAGGCCGAGTGCGATCGGCAGATCGTAATGGCTGCCTTCCTTGGGCAGGTCGGCAGGCGCGAGGTTGACCGTGATTCGCCGCGCCGGCAGCGCCAAGCCGGAGGCGATCAGCGCGGATCGAACCCGCTCGCGGGCCTCGGATACCGCCTTGTCCGGAAGCCCAACGATAGCGAAAGCAGGCAATCCCGGCGCGACCTGCACCTGCACGTCGACCGCCCGGGCCTCAATTCCCTCAAACGCGACAGTGGAAACCCGCTGGACCATGCGCCCCTCTTCCCGCAATCGAGGGTAGCGGAAAGTGCCGGCTCGCGCAAGAACATTACAGGAACGGGCCGGCTGGGTACCGTGCGGACCAGATTCTCGGGGCGCTACCATAAACGGTGCCGGCGTACTCGCGCGCGGGGCAGACTCTGCGGAATATGTGGAAACTCAATGCTGATGTTTTCTATTGAGTTTCCTTGGCCTTTTTGGTTTTGGTGGCGCGACGCGCGTAAGAATTGACACAGAAACCGACTCAGATTCCGTTATATCCCGCCGCTGATAGTGGTCTTCGCCATCACGGGAATAACGACGTTACTTTGCAATGGGTGGAGATTGCTGATGAAGCAAACGCGCCAATTTGAGAAGTTCAAAGAAGCCGCTCGCGCGTTAGAGACAGACGACAATGAAAAGAATTTCGGTGAACGGTCAGGTAAGATAGCTCACTTCAGGCCAGAAGCGCGGGCCATGGCCCACACTTCAGATTGTGCGGTTCACAATGGTCCGGCTATGCTGCCGGGTCCCTGTACCTGCAGAGCGGCGAAAGCTGGCAAATGATCCCGCGCGTCATTGCGCGATCATTCAGCTTGTACTCTGGGCGCGGCCCGTCGAACTCAAAGATAGTGAGTTCAACATCTCGCATTCGATCTAATCGGAACAACTTCCAATTGACGTGCTCGTTCGATGCCGAGGCTCCGTCGATCTGAAAGGCGCGAAGCAGAATTTGCCCCGCGGATCCATATCCGAGTGCGTGGCACTCAATTGATCTTGTTCCGGGTTCGTACCAAATGTTGACGAGCTTGCACTCGTTGATGGCCGCTTCAAGTAGTTCACGCATGCCAATTCTCCTTGGCATTGCGAGAGCCGACTCTTGACCGTGGTCCCGGATCATGTGACGATTCGGGTGTTGATACTGGTCCGTTGTCGGCTCTCTGGGTTGATACGGAACCTCACTACGAAGCCGCTTTGGGTCGCCACCTGGGGCGGCTTCTTCGTTTGGTCCATCCGGCAACAAAACAGTACCGAACACCCCGAAGTCTCGGACAAATTCAGGACGCCCGTCAAGGACTAGTACGGGTACCTGAATCAAATACTAAATATGGTGGAAAAGGGAGAAAGCCGCGACAGGCGTTCCCGTTAAGTATCTGTAATTACAGTATAAATTCCGGTTGGAAACACTCTGCGGGAGCGGAGAATTTGCGTTTTACCCCCGCTGTTCACAGGGCAACTATTTATCATTCATTAAGAATTGCTTGCCTGCGAATCGCGATTCTGGCTTTGCGAAGTGCACAATTCCTCCCGCCCCGCGTCTCGCGCAAGAACATTGCAGGAACAGAGTTTGATCGGCCGCGTGCCCCTGACCTCCGCTTCGAGCGTTGCGAACGGGCGCTTGCCCCGTTGCTGTCACCTGCGGCCCGTCCGTCCCTTTCGGCAAAAGTGGGTTGCCGGTTCGGGCGTTTATCCAGACGCAATTCGGGACCAGTCTATGTGAGCTGGTTATAGGGCAGGGCGAAGCTCACGAGAGGTTAAGACAATGTCCAACAGACGGCTGGAAGGTAAGGTCGCTATCATCACCGGTGCTGCCCGCGGGATTGGGCGCGCCACTGCGGTGGCTTTTGCCCGCGAAGGCGCTGCGGTCATGGGAATCGATATTGCGGGTCCCGTCAGCTCCGCGCTGGAAGTGGCGCCTGCGAGCGCCGACGAACTCGACGAGACCGGTCGGCTTGTCGACGCGGCGGGCGGCAAATGGGCGTCGCGGCGGCTCGATCAGCGCGATCTGCCGGCGCTGCGCGACGCTGCGGAACGAACGGTCCAGGCCTTCGGCAAGATTGACATCCTGTTCGCCAATGCCGGTATCCAGTCCTTCAAGCCGCTCCTGGAGATGGAAGATGTGGACTGGCATGACCAGATCGACGTCAATCTCACCGGCACCTGCAACGCCATCCGCGCCGTAGCGCCCTATCTGGTCAAGAATGGTGGCGGGCGCATCATCGTGACCTCTTCGACCCAGGGCCGGCACGGGACTAAATTC is part of the Bradyrhizobium canariense genome and encodes:
- a CDS encoding PAS domain-containing hybrid sensor histidine kinase/response regulator, coding for MKHSFRIKTRIRRFTRRHPWLVLAVRSFVIFSAAFGGAYGFIAGSRSEHSGYDPNAFAIGASFLFAIACVALATLSMRLRWVHRKLRKVLLHNEALADRNWELKEAEERARSLFESQGDLIILRDAEGRITFANEAYCELAGQPRSALVGSRFSPAILEQGDIALDTNGTRIHDQKIAGPLGPRWIAWREGLVRTDAGQPAEMQSVGRDVTDRTETERALSEARDHADAANRAKSRFLAMASHEIRTPLNGIIGMSGLLLDTPLTPEQMTYAKAVKTSGDALLSLIEELLDYSKIEAGKIDLEHRPFELAALIEDITELLAPRAQARQLEIAAYVDERLPTEVIGDAARLRQVLLNLAGNAIKFTSTGGVALIVEPGIWPNEISFLVRDTGIGIAPEARERIFREFEQANDRIARNYGGTGLGLSISERIVKRMGGRITLESQPGVGSTFEVSVPLVASGGNDSERKPFIAPDLTGQSVMLVAPQTIEASLVARRLQRWGSQTCMVSDIAVAQALLPERSWHAVLFDHAFGANEVEAFGDAARAHATQRIVMFTPAARHELKLTPAFTGYLVKPLRAASLAIRLATAPEVPAPNLAGDPLIDADHAETSAIAPARGLSILVAEDNEINALLIRSLLARLGHHAVITTNGEAALESWLSAKSAGTPYDLVLMDIQMPQLDGIETTKRIRACEAGQPERPTPILALTANTLVEDRYACFEAGMDGFLIKPLDRDKLADALAGLAASRHLAA
- a CDS encoding mycofactocin-coupled SDR family oxidoreductase, yielding MSNRRLEGKVAIITGAARGIGRATAVAFAREGAAVMGIDIAGPVSSALEVAPASADELDETGRLVDAAGGKWASRRLDQRDLPALRDAAERTVQAFGKIDILFANAGIQSFKPLLEMEDVDWHDQIDVNLTGTCNAIRAVAPYLVKNGGGRIIVTSSTQGRHGTKFGAAYSASKWGIIGLMKSAALELGQYGITVNAVIPGLIDTPLTRHRQRYAQAVDDLNNAEPIGRLEAEAKQRLTAKSPLGVPWIEPEAIAPAVVFLASDEAYMVSGATYDVTGGDSANNAT
- a CDS encoding YifB family Mg chelatase-like AAA ATPase; this encodes MVQRVSTVAFEGIEARAVDVQVQVAPGLPAFAIVGLPDKAVSEARERVRSALIASGLALPARRITVNLAPADLPKEGSHYDLPIALGLMAAIGAIPPDALNGFTVLGELGLDGSIAPVAGALPAAIGANSRDEGLICPAGCGAEAAWASPDIQIIAANSLIQIANHFKGTQVLSRPQPKVHEREAELLDLRDIKGQESAKRALEIAAAGGHHLLMIGSPGAGKSMLAARLPSILPPLSPSELLEVSMIASVAGEIQGGALTARRPFRAPHHSASMAALTGGGIRAKPGEISLAHQGVLFLDELPEFDPRVLDSLRQPLENGEVAVSRANHRVTYPARFMLVAAMNPCRCGHAFEPGYSCKRGRIDRCTSDYQTRISGPLMDRIDLRIEVPAVTAADLILPPAAEGSAEVAARVAAARDIQRARYAAAGLAHIRTNAEAPASLLEEIAKLDAQGTKLLRDAAETMRLSARGYHRVLRVARTLADLDGADKIGRLHLAEALSYRALAEDIKRAA